In candidate division KSB1 bacterium, a single genomic region encodes these proteins:
- a CDS encoding electron transfer flavoprotein subunit alpha → MKILVLSHTEENKLPDAAREALTAAKQLGPVSFGLWGANTQDAANALADADAEKVYVVTGEEFDAPRYSTDIAAAEALVKASGADVIVAGHTPRTARIQGGLAARLDGVVDTHVSGLNADADAISATRWFYRQRIKADVKRANRPWIIGVDAGVFEPFSGSDGQVEVQQVSVEVTDQMTRTKVKGIAKPESDEQTIQPDAELLLVAGAGWTKQQAEGGIKVDQAADLILDVLRKSGASLGGTKSMVDMESEGQKTLHFMTHMNQIGQTGSTPRHKKGLATCCHGEEPHVVGWRFINERRAINLDANCGWAHGKADVLYIADAFKVMDELRKLL, encoded by the coding sequence ATGAAAATACTGGTTTTATCCCATACAGAAGAGAATAAACTGCCGGACGCGGCGCGGGAAGCGCTGACCGCCGCAAAACAGCTCGGACCGGTGAGCTTTGGACTCTGGGGTGCGAACACGCAGGATGCGGCCAATGCTCTGGCTGACGCCGACGCTGAAAAGGTGTATGTTGTAACCGGAGAGGAATTTGATGCGCCGCGTTATTCAACGGATATCGCCGCGGCAGAAGCGCTGGTCAAGGCCTCGGGAGCCGATGTGATCGTCGCCGGACACACCCCGCGTACAGCGCGGATTCAGGGCGGACTGGCCGCACGCCTGGACGGCGTGGTGGACACGCACGTATCAGGTCTGAACGCAGACGCTGACGCCATCAGCGCCACGCGCTGGTTCTACCGTCAGCGTATTAAAGCCGATGTCAAGCGCGCCAATCGTCCCTGGATCATCGGCGTGGATGCCGGCGTGTTTGAGCCGTTCAGCGGTTCTGACGGCCAGGTCGAGGTGCAGCAGGTCAGTGTGGAGGTGACCGACCAAATGACCCGCACAAAAGTCAAGGGTATTGCCAAACCCGAATCCGATGAACAGACCATCCAACCGGACGCGGAACTGCTGCTGGTGGCAGGCGCCGGCTGGACCAAACAGCAGGCCGAAGGCGGTATCAAAGTGGATCAGGCCGCGGATTTGATTCTGGATGTACTCAGGAAAAGCGGCGCGTCACTGGGCGGCACCAAATCCATGGTGGATATGGAGAGTGAAGGTCAGAAAACTTTGCACTTTATGACACACATGAACCAGATCGGTCAGACCGGATCGACACCGCGTCATAAAAAAGGTCTGGCAACCTGCTGTCACGGTGAAGAACCACACGTGGTCGGATGGCGGTTTATCAATGAACGCCGCGCCATCAATCTGGACGCCAACTGCGGCTGGGCGCACGGCAAAGCTGATGTGCTGTATATCGCGGATGCGTTCAAGGTCATGGACGAGCTGCGCAAGCTGTTATAA
- a CDS encoding LuxR C-terminal-related transcriptional regulator, whose translation MKHILTEREMLYSLNQNVSFLCNSVRKNLYTLKEIADEIPCHLHLNRKRDMAIYFINKVGRDYYGDYFETILENGAEAMQNIIHPHSTQEIMEPLIELAASDDAGKIFSFVQFVRRDPNSPYQCFITNTKLYEPDDSLISITLQVSCLDKFSKQMMQMLEQDQFYTSHYPRFQILTRREKEILGYIADGKTNQDIADLLCISKFTVKTHRQNILSKLETSRLADLIKYAQTFL comes from the coding sequence ATGAAACACATTCTCACTGAACGGGAGATGCTGTACTCTCTGAATCAAAATGTTTCCTTTTTGTGCAACTCGGTCCGGAAAAATCTTTATACATTAAAAGAGATCGCTGATGAGATCCCTTGTCATCTGCACCTGAACCGCAAACGGGACATGGCGATCTATTTTATCAACAAAGTCGGGCGTGATTATTATGGCGATTATTTTGAAACAATTCTGGAAAATGGCGCCGAGGCCATGCAGAACATCATTCATCCGCATTCCACCCAAGAGATCATGGAACCCCTGATCGAACTGGCTGCATCGGATGATGCTGGCAAAATATTCAGTTTTGTACAATTTGTGCGCCGTGATCCCAACAGCCCGTATCAATGTTTTATAACCAACACCAAATTATATGAACCGGATGATTCGTTGATTTCAATCACGCTCCAGGTGTCATGCCTGGACAAGTTTTCAAAACAAATGATGCAAATGCTGGAGCAGGATCAGTTTTACACTTCTCATTACCCCAGATTTCAAATCCTGACACGGCGGGAAAAAGAAATTCTCGGCTATATTGCAGATGGCAAAACCAATCAAGACATCGCCGATCTGCTGTGCATCTCAAAATTTACCGTTAAAACACACAGACAAAATATACTGAGTAAACTTGAAACCAGCAGGTTGGCGGACTTGATAAAGTACGCGCAAACTTTTCTTTAA
- a CDS encoding T9SS type A sorting domain-containing protein, with protein MLHISVFDMNGRRVQILLNESVDAGHHVTNWNGTDAAGELVGSGVYFIRMRSDEFEQVRKVVLMK; from the coding sequence TTGCTGCATATTTCAGTTTTCGATATGAACGGCCGCCGGGTCCAGATCCTGTTGAACGAGTCTGTTGACGCGGGGCATCATGTGACGAACTGGAACGGCACGGATGCAGCCGGTGAGCTTGTGGGCTCCGGTGTGTATTTCATCCGCATGCGGTCCGATGAATTCGAGCAGGTGCGAAAGGTTGTTTTGATGAAATAA
- a CDS encoding electron transfer flavoprotein subunit beta, whose protein sequence is MSGYQIIVCGSVVPDPLQSLVPQDTPNGPGLKNEMMLPHVLDPWAGHALYEAANLAKTVADSKVWLVSLGPKAKLQQVMMTIAQKVPFDLVAVDAPAGGFTDSVQTAKHLSQAIKAIPDLDLSRVLLFGGWESASRAGGTTLQILGEQLGITDQFQGVDELAIQDDGSLRILERIQGGQHQISVCAGAPAVLGWATGNLPEPPNNPQVGMVNMRTVMPAVQKAQTADMSNDSLSFENVEQPVQKRDTQIVKNKPEKDIAEELAKWIKE, encoded by the coding sequence ATGTCAGGATATCAAATCATTGTCTGCGGCAGTGTGGTGCCGGACCCGTTGCAGTCACTGGTTCCCCAGGACACCCCGAACGGACCGGGACTCAAGAACGAGATGATGCTGCCGCACGTACTCGATCCCTGGGCGGGACACGCCCTGTACGAAGCGGCGAATCTGGCCAAGACCGTCGCCGACAGCAAGGTCTGGCTGGTGAGTCTGGGACCCAAAGCCAAACTGCAGCAGGTCATGATGACCATTGCACAAAAAGTGCCGTTCGATCTGGTGGCCGTGGATGCGCCGGCCGGCGGATTTACCGATTCGGTGCAGACAGCGAAACATCTCAGTCAGGCGATCAAAGCCATACCGGACCTGGATTTGTCCCGGGTGCTGCTGTTCGGCGGCTGGGAATCGGCGTCGCGCGCCGGCGGTACGACTTTGCAGATACTCGGCGAGCAGCTGGGCATCACGGATCAATTTCAGGGGGTGGACGAACTCGCGATTCAGGATGACGGATCGCTGCGAATTCTGGAGCGCATTCAGGGAGGACAGCACCAGATTTCCGTATGCGCGGGCGCGCCCGCGGTACTCGGCTGGGCCACCGGCAATCTTCCGGAACCGCCCAACAATCCCCAGGTGGGCATGGTCAATATGCGCACGGTGATGCCGGCGGTGCAGAAAGCACAGACCGCGGACATGAGCAATGATTCGCTGTCGTTCGAAAACGTCGAGCAACCGGTTCAGAAACGCGATACGCAGATCGTCAAAAACAAACCGGAAAAAGACATCGCTGAAGAACTGGCCAAATGGATCAAAGAATAA
- a CDS encoding immunoglobulin domain-containing protein, whose translation MGSRKDTTVSAGSRLEFYAEVGGTANQYQWYKGYSDISGATDPTLVLDPVEPDDTGEYSCKITNSLAPDLTLYTRPVYVEIEGFGAEADSLALVALYNATHGDEWTNNENWLSGPVDSWHGISTHNRRVTVIRLYNNNLNGTLPPDIGNLVNLISLNLSLNQLTGSIPREIGNLVHLTNLSLYTNDFSGSIPKEFGNLSKLRSFSCFSNSLEGAIPPEIGNLVNLNSIHLGNNNLSGPIPEEFANLTELSSIYLYNNDLSGDILNRIIHFVNLSAVSIQGNQFSGRIPKELCDRETMYMLHLNDNQFSGPIPNEIGNLQNLQFLHLNANEFDGSIPASIGNLSNLKRLSLSDNNLSGPVPIEFNQLEYVERMYLHNNQLTDLPDLSGLDSLEYLRVHTNQFTFEDIEPNLSIPEFSYIPQDSIGSRRDTTINEGEALELSVTVGGSANRYQWYKDDAEIDGAQDSVFTIAAVSESDAGKYICHITSSTVTDLTLYSRPVTVSVSTESGIDEPEQIPLDFALQPELLQIRSIR comes from the coding sequence GTGGGGAGTCGAAAAGACACGACCGTCTCTGCCGGGTCACGCCTGGAATTTTACGCAGAGGTCGGCGGCACGGCCAATCAATATCAATGGTACAAGGGCTATTCCGATATTTCAGGGGCTACGGATCCGACATTGGTTCTGGATCCGGTGGAACCGGATGATACCGGCGAATACAGCTGTAAAATTACAAACAGTCTTGCACCGGATCTGACGTTATATACCCGTCCGGTTTATGTCGAAATTGAAGGGTTTGGGGCGGAGGCGGATTCATTAGCCTTAGTGGCCCTCTACAACGCGACCCATGGAGATGAGTGGACCAATAATGAAAACTGGCTGTCCGGACCGGTTGACAGCTGGCATGGTATTTCAACCCATAATAGACGGGTGACTGTAATTCGTTTATACAATAATAATCTAAACGGCACTCTGCCGCCGGATATCGGCAACCTGGTAAATCTGATCAGTCTGAATCTTTCCCTTAATCAACTGACCGGTTCAATTCCCAGAGAAATCGGCAATCTTGTTCATCTGACCAATCTTTCGTTATACACCAATGATTTTTCCGGTTCTATTCCCAAAGAATTCGGTAACCTGAGCAAATTAAGGTCTTTTTCATGCTTTTCCAATAGTCTGGAAGGGGCCATCCCGCCTGAAATCGGCAATCTTGTCAATTTAAACAGTATACATCTCGGAAACAATAACCTTTCCGGTCCCATCCCGGAAGAATTCGCAAATCTGACCGAATTAAGCAGCATATACCTTTATAATAATGATTTGAGCGGTGACATACTAAACAGAATCATACATTTTGTCAACTTGTCGGCTGTTTCAATTCAGGGCAACCAATTTTCCGGCAGAATCCCCAAAGAATTATGTGATCGGGAAACGATGTATATGCTCCATTTAAACGACAATCAATTTTCCGGCCCCATACCAAACGAGATCGGCAATCTTCAGAATTTACAGTTTCTGCATCTCAACGCCAATGAATTTGACGGATCTATTCCAGCGTCGATCGGTAATCTATCCAACTTGAAACGGTTGTCTCTAAGTGATAACAATTTATCCGGGCCTGTTCCGATTGAATTTAATCAATTGGAATACGTGGAACGGATGTATTTGCATAACAATCAGTTGACCGACCTGCCTGACTTGAGCGGACTTGACAGTCTTGAATATCTGCGTGTTCATACCAACCAATTCACGTTTGAGGATATTGAACCCAACCTGTCGATACCGGAATTTTCCTATATTCCTCAGGACAGTATCGGCAGCAGGCGTGACACCACGATCAATGAGGGTGAAGCGTTAGAGTTGTCCGTCACAGTCGGAGGAAGCGCCAATCGGTACCAATGGTATAAAGATGATGCGGAAATCGATGGCGCGCAGGACAGCGTTTTTACGATTGCAGCGGTTTCCGAATCAGACGCGGGCAAGTATATTTGTCACATTACCAGCAGCACAGTCACAGACCTGACGCTGTACAGCCGGCCGGTGACCGTGAGCGTATCCACTGAATCCGGGATTGATGAACCGGAACAGATTCCGCTCGACTTTGCCCTGCAGCCCGAATTACTCCAGATCCGTTCAATCCGGTGA
- a CDS encoding FlgD immunoglobulin-like domain containing protein, translated as MFIPDLSTGLFIVDFDQTLHVNQRTAAHPGAFKLFPNYPNPFNPETTLPFVLPDRMQIRITVHDITGRRVKTLLQGYQPAGHHHIVWDGTDRSGRKASSGIYFIRIQTKEWNQMQKVVLVK; from the coding sequence ATGTTCATTCCCGATTTGTCAACCGGTTTGTTCATTGTCGATTTTGACCAGACCCTGCATGTGAATCAGCGTACAGCCGCACACCCCGGAGCATTCAAACTTTTTCCCAATTATCCGAATCCGTTCAATCCGGAGACCACATTGCCGTTTGTTTTGCCAGACCGTATGCAGATCAGGATCACAGTCCATGATATCACCGGCCGCAGGGTGAAAACTCTTTTACAAGGATACCAACCTGCGGGGCATCACCACATCGTCTGGGACGGTACAGACCGTTCCGGCAGAAAAGCAAGCTCAGGGATTTATTTTATCCGAATACAGACGAAAGAGTGGAATCAAATGCAAAAGGTTGTGTTGGTGAAATAG
- a CDS encoding 4Fe-4S ferredoxin, with protein MDEQRQAIDVDIACVGFGPATAGFLSTLTPHLMNKDGTPNLESAKMPGMPLQIMCYERADDIGFGVSGVVSKADSIRRTFPELKPEDIPMTSDIHKEKLVYLKDTHGASRRSGAHKVLDGFLNLFNWLPFFKNNAVEFPYIPGPMKKDGGLIFSMGQFTQWAGQQIMGTGMVQIWPGTPVSEALFEGDAVRGIRLMDQGTDKNGAPDAGYMPGMNVNADLTVIGDGPVGAVGTALNEKLGMPDGHEIKDWAVGMKMVVELPIYSKLEAGTVIHTIGYPEPEIFGFLYVHPDHTASMGIFVPSWFNSPVRSSYRYLQHWMMHPYLWPDLKGGKLKSWGAKSIQESGKHGEPFWVGDGFARIGEGSGSTNIFLNSGVDEAWGTGAMLAEAVIDLAKNKKSLTKDNLEAAYVQKRRQSKMDKQAQTATGSRDGFQKGFFRGMLGMGLTLISGGRLRYPATARASHEREDDMSAFYKGRISRDELITLRDGAYRKGQSAADAVLTRAGWPEIPYDGELLMTHQDALFAGGKVQAPAGFKDHVTFIYPDICKTCEHKLCIENCSGQAITPGENGVPVFDREKCVHCGACYWNCVKTVPEDTETTNVSFQAGAGGLHSVEN; from the coding sequence ATGGACGAGCAACGACAAGCTATAGATGTGGATATCGCCTGTGTGGGATTCGGACCGGCAACCGCCGGATTTCTCAGCACTCTGACCCCGCATCTGATGAATAAAGACGGCACCCCGAATCTGGAAAGCGCAAAGATGCCGGGTATGCCCCTGCAAATCATGTGCTACGAACGCGCCGACGATATCGGATTCGGTGTCTCCGGCGTGGTGTCCAAAGCCGACTCTATCCGCAGAACCTTTCCCGAGCTCAAGCCCGAAGATATTCCGATGACCTCGGATATTCACAAAGAAAAACTGGTGTATCTCAAAGATACGCACGGCGCCAGTCGGCGCAGCGGCGCGCACAAGGTTCTGGACGGGTTTTTGAATCTGTTCAACTGGCTGCCGTTTTTCAAAAACAATGCGGTGGAATTTCCCTATATCCCCGGCCCCATGAAAAAAGACGGCGGTTTGATTTTCTCCATGGGACAGTTTACCCAGTGGGCCGGACAGCAGATCATGGGCACCGGTATGGTGCAGATCTGGCCGGGAACGCCGGTGAGTGAGGCCCTGTTTGAGGGTGACGCGGTCAGGGGCATCCGGCTCATGGACCAGGGCACGGACAAGAACGGCGCTCCGGATGCCGGATACATGCCGGGTATGAATGTGAACGCGGATCTGACCGTGATCGGTGACGGTCCGGTGGGAGCTGTGGGAACAGCACTGAATGAAAAACTGGGCATGCCTGACGGTCACGAGATCAAGGACTGGGCTGTGGGTATGAAAATGGTGGTGGAACTGCCGATATATTCCAAACTCGAGGCCGGTACCGTGATTCACACCATTGGTTATCCCGAGCCCGAGATTTTCGGATTTTTATATGTGCATCCGGACCATACCGCGTCCATGGGCATTTTCGTGCCGTCGTGGTTCAACAGTCCGGTGCGTTCCAGTTACCGCTATCTGCAGCACTGGATGATGCACCCGTATCTGTGGCCGGACCTCAAGGGCGGCAAGCTGAAATCCTGGGGCGCCAAATCCATCCAGGAATCCGGCAAGCACGGCGAGCCGTTTTGGGTCGGCGACGGGTTTGCGCGCATCGGCGAGGGCTCCGGCAGCACCAATATCTTTTTAAACTCCGGCGTGGACGAAGCCTGGGGCACGGGCGCGATGCTGGCCGAGGCGGTGATCGATCTGGCCAAAAACAAAAAATCCTTAACAAAAGACAATCTCGAGGCCGCGTATGTGCAAAAACGCAGGCAGAGCAAAATGGACAAACAGGCCCAAACCGCCACGGGTTCGCGCGATGGATTCCAAAAGGGCTTTTTCCGCGGTATGCTGGGGATGGGCCTGACCCTGATCAGCGGCGGACGACTGCGCTATCCGGCAACGGCGCGCGCTTCGCATGAACGCGAGGACGACATGTCGGCGTTTTACAAAGGCCGCATCTCTCGGGATGAATTGATCACCCTGCGCGACGGTGCGTACCGCAAAGGTCAGTCTGCTGCTGATGCGGTGCTGACCCGTGCCGGATGGCCCGAGATCCCCTATGACGGCGAGCTGTTGATGACGCATCAGGATGCTCTGTTTGCCGGCGGCAAGGTTCAGGCTCCGGCGGGATTCAAGGATCATGTGACCTTTATTTATCCGGATATATGCAAAACATGTGAACATAAACTGTGTATTGAAAATTGTTCCGGTCAGGCCATCACGCCCGGCGAAAACGGCGTGCCGGTGTTTGACCGGGAAAAATGCGTGCACTGCGGCGCCTGTTACTGGAATTGTGTGAAAACCGTTCCCGAGGATACAGAAACCACCAATGTGTCGTTTCAGGCCGGCGCCGGTGGTCTGCACTCGGTTGAAAATTAG
- a CDS encoding leucine-rich repeat domain-containing protein produces MVTKKIGLLILCFITLSSYSAYSGVLEQDSLALVALYNSTDGDNWNNNSNWLTGPVETWHGIWVKDSRVTNLYIQMNNLTGSIPPEIGDLTGLRSLDLWRNNLSGPLPPDIGELDNLTDLSLFDNQLKGPLPPEIGDLDSLQDLSLHGNQFSGSIPPRIGDLTPLKILRLSRNNLTGSIPAQIGNLINLTKLALSSNNLENEIPEDLENLVNLKHFDAAGNELSGEIPSFLANLDSLVDLDLSRNQFEGPIPAELGNLVNLTTLTLYDNELTGEIPAELGNLVNLTSLSLRQASLTGPIPPELGNLRDCERLRLNDNQLNGHVPAEMVNMTKLEVLTLNNNTFTDLPDLTGLDSLRQLHINHNRITFGDIEPYLGLEEFVYAPQDTIGTRRDTTVELGSRLDLDLRVNGENNLYQWYKDDEMIIGATDPVLVVEAIGFDDVGQYSVEITNTLVTDLTLVHQPIHVGITGYDLQGDSLALVALYDSTHGEAWTRNDNWLSGPVESWYGITVYQNRVTRIELTENNLNGTLPPDIGKLVKLVNMELAGNQLTGSIPKEIGDLTNLHYIHLGHNNLSGDIPEEFGNLSGLTHIYLYNNQLSGEILKMIINFPNLSLLSISGNQFSGKIPKEIGDFEDLYMLHLNDNQFSGPIPAEIGNLENLQYLQLNGNDLDGTLPASLGNLSELKRLSLSDNNLSGPVPVEFNQLEYVERMYLHYNQLTDLPDLSGLDSLEYLRIHNNRFTFEDIEPNLSDT; encoded by the coding sequence ATGGTTACGAAAAAAATCGGTTTGCTCATACTCTGCTTTATCACATTATCGTCCTATTCCGCATACAGCGGTGTATTAGAGCAGGATTCACTGGCGCTGGTGGCGTTGTACAACAGCACCGACGGTGACAACTGGAATAACAACAGCAACTGGCTGACCGGACCGGTTGAAACATGGCATGGAATTTGGGTCAAAGATTCAAGGGTTACAAATCTTTACATTCAAATGAATAATCTGACGGGCAGCATTCCTCCGGAAATCGGTGATCTAACTGGCCTCAGGAGCCTTGATCTGTGGCGCAATAACCTCAGCGGCCCTCTGCCGCCGGACATCGGAGAGCTCGATAATCTTACAGACCTGTCATTGTTTGACAATCAACTAAAAGGTCCACTTCCTCCGGAAATCGGTGATCTTGACAGTCTACAGGATTTGAGTTTGCACGGCAATCAGTTCTCGGGTTCTATCCCTCCCCGGATCGGTGACTTGACCCCGTTAAAAATATTAAGACTGAGCCGAAACAATTTAACTGGCAGCATCCCTGCACAAATCGGCAATCTGATCAATTTGACAAAACTGGCGTTATCCAGCAATAATCTGGAAAACGAAATACCGGAGGACCTTGAAAATCTGGTAAACTTGAAGCACTTTGATGCGGCAGGGAATGAATTGTCCGGAGAGATTCCGTCTTTTCTTGCCAACCTGGACAGTTTGGTTGATTTGGATTTGTCCCGCAATCAATTTGAAGGACCTATTCCTGCTGAACTGGGCAATCTTGTGAATCTGACCACATTGACGCTTTATGACAATGAATTAACCGGAGAGATTCCAGCTGAATTGGGGAATCTCGTAAACCTGACCTCATTATCTCTGCGCCAGGCATCGCTGACCGGTCCCATCCCGCCCGAGTTGGGCAACCTTCGCGATTGTGAACGTTTGCGTCTCAATGACAACCAGCTAAACGGACATGTGCCTGCGGAAATGGTAAACATGACAAAATTAGAGGTGTTGACCCTGAACAACAACACATTCACCGACCTTCCGGACCTGACCGGTTTGGACAGTCTGCGTCAGCTGCATATCAATCATAACCGGATAACGTTTGGTGATATTGAACCTTATCTGGGACTGGAAGAGTTTGTCTACGCGCCCCAGGACACCATCGGCACACGCAGGGACACCACAGTAGAGCTTGGTTCACGATTGGACCTGGATTTACGTGTGAACGGTGAAAACAATCTCTATCAATGGTACAAAGATGATGAAATGATTATCGGAGCGACAGATCCGGTCCTGGTGGTGGAGGCAATCGGATTTGACGATGTCGGGCAATATTCGGTTGAAATTACCAACACTCTGGTCACCGATTTGACCCTGGTTCATCAGCCGATTCATGTCGGGATAACCGGTTATGATCTGCAAGGGGATTCACTGGCCCTGGTGGCCCTGTACGACAGTACCCACGGTGAGGCATGGACCCGAAATGACAACTGGCTCAGCGGCCCGGTCGAGTCCTGGTACGGAATCACGGTCTATCAAAATCGCGTGACAAGAATAGAACTGACTGAAAATAATTTGAACGGAACACTGCCGCCGGATATTGGAAAACTGGTTAAACTTGTCAATATGGAATTAGCAGGGAATCAGTTGACCGGTTCAATTCCAAAGGAAATTGGTGATCTCACCAATTTGCATTACATCCATTTGGGACATAACAATCTCTCCGGAGACATTCCGGAAGAATTCGGAAACCTGAGCGGATTAACCCATATATACCTTTACAATAATCAATTATCCGGGGAAATTTTAAAGATGATCATAAATTTTCCGAATTTGTCATTGCTTTCAATTTCAGGCAACCAGTTTTCCGGCAAAATTCCTAAAGAAATAGGTGATTTTGAAGACCTTTATATGCTGCATTTAAACGACAATCAATTTTCCGGCCCCATACCCGCTGAAATTGGCAATCTGGAAAATTTACAGTATCTACAGCTCAACGGAAATGATCTGGACGGCACCCTTCCTGCATCGCTCGGCAATTTATCTGAATTAAAACGGTTGTCTCTAAGTGATAACAATTTATCCGGGCCTGTTCCGGTTGAATTTAATCAATTGGAATATGTGGAACGGATGTATTTGCATTACAATCAGTTGACCGACCTGCCTGACTTGAGCGGACTTGACAGTCTTGAATATCTGCGTATTCATAACAACCGATTTACGTTTGAGGATATTGAACCCAACCTTTCAGATACCTGA